In one window of Nakamurella sp. PAMC28650 DNA:
- a CDS encoding acyltransferase domain-containing protein, whose product MTDSAPSPVPVAPAISDDLAALLDLDPADRLQAEMLMAAAHSPEVRAALGVLRQRLGTFPVSPPQGQPAQEVWICALLLFAPELAAWHAGRSVDPAITAATLADFGRQFRLHRTTYGVFGLETWSWLTFHCGGGLFQLGRLHFLLRPLTADEPRPAGADTGDWVLDVHIPPIGSLLPPSVDDAFRQAAAFFPEHFPGQPVDLTVCYSWLLDPYLSQHLPGSNMALFQQSFERYGPDEPRQGDALYFVFRIRGQVDLDRLPRDTSLQRLVLDRIAAGGVWQACYGWRALRSSAARPGR is encoded by the coding sequence ATGACCGACTCCGCCCCCTCTCCCGTGCCGGTCGCGCCGGCCATCTCCGACGACCTCGCCGCCCTGCTGGATCTCGATCCGGCCGACCGGCTGCAGGCGGAGATGCTGATGGCCGCCGCGCATTCCCCCGAGGTGCGCGCCGCCCTGGGAGTGCTGCGTCAACGCCTCGGCACCTTCCCGGTGTCACCGCCGCAAGGCCAACCGGCACAGGAGGTCTGGATCTGCGCGCTGCTGTTGTTCGCACCGGAGCTGGCCGCCTGGCACGCCGGTCGATCCGTCGATCCCGCCATCACCGCGGCGACGCTGGCCGACTTCGGGCGTCAGTTCCGGCTGCACCGGACCACCTACGGGGTGTTCGGACTGGAGACCTGGAGCTGGCTGACGTTCCACTGCGGTGGCGGACTGTTCCAGTTGGGCCGGCTGCACTTCCTGCTCCGACCGCTGACGGCCGACGAGCCTCGACCGGCGGGCGCCGACACCGGCGACTGGGTGCTCGACGTCCACATCCCGCCCATCGGATCACTGCTGCCGCCATCGGTCGACGACGCCTTCCGGCAGGCAGCAGCGTTCTTCCCGGAACACTTCCCCGGCCAACCGGTCGACCTGACGGTCTGCTACTCCTGGCTGCTCGATCCCTACCTGTCGCAACACCTGCCGGGCAGCAACATGGCACTGTTCCAGCAGTCGTTCGAGCGGTACGGGCCGGACGAACCACGTCAGGGCGACGCCCTCTACTTCGTCTTCCGCATCCGCGGGCAGGTCGACCTGGATCGATTGCCCCGCGACACCAGCCTGCAACGCCTGGTGCTCGACCGCATCGCCGCCGGCGGGGTCTGGCAGGCCTGCTACGGCTGGCGCGCGCTCCGCTCGTCGGCGGCGCGTCCAGGGCGGTAG
- a CDS encoding GGDEF domain-containing protein, giving the protein MRPGSASAARRIVLPYLVAALPIALAVALCATPGIADRWRVLAVLSAVAVAGIVAGHQSGTPVRTAAQPWNVHTVWLVPAVLLAPPQVFSILIGLSLAVTLSATGLPMRLRLLVATNNLVGCGLIYLAVLTTNTPRAAVLLGMPLVLAVTAVVAVVGTRLVQPEPARTSFADFHWAAIETCAALTGCLITVAMSGHPLAGLAGVAPMVLAVFALRWPELTSQARTDAKTGLPNAGRWEELSRHALNDSAIRRRPAALLIIDIDHFKAVNDTYGHLAGDVILAAVAADILAELGPDDLVGRFGGEEFVVTTIGLSRAEAMVLAERIRRRIAGTSHEIISLEGHRTTAGPVTCTIGVASSEVLGYGHTLLLRRADAALAGGKIGGRNQIRSAERPEAIDWTSLTSGEHTGRGQTFVPSQRTSPTSDS; this is encoded by the coding sequence GTGCGGCCAGGTTCGGCTTCCGCCGCCAGGCGCATCGTCCTGCCCTACCTCGTCGCCGCGCTCCCGATCGCTCTCGCCGTCGCGCTCTGCGCAACCCCCGGGATCGCCGACCGGTGGCGGGTGCTCGCGGTGCTGAGCGCCGTGGCCGTGGCCGGCATCGTCGCCGGACACCAGTCCGGGACCCCCGTCCGGACGGCCGCCCAACCCTGGAATGTGCACACCGTCTGGCTGGTTCCGGCCGTTCTGCTGGCCCCGCCACAGGTCTTCTCGATTCTGATCGGGCTGTCGCTCGCCGTGACGCTGTCCGCGACCGGCCTACCCATGCGCCTGCGATTGCTGGTCGCGACGAACAATCTGGTCGGCTGCGGGCTCATCTACCTGGCCGTCCTGACGACGAACACCCCCCGGGCCGCGGTGCTGCTCGGGATGCCCCTGGTCCTGGCCGTCACCGCAGTCGTCGCGGTGGTGGGGACCCGCCTGGTCCAGCCCGAGCCGGCGCGGACCAGCTTCGCGGACTTCCACTGGGCCGCGATCGAGACCTGCGCGGCGCTGACCGGCTGTCTGATCACCGTGGCCATGTCCGGACACCCGCTCGCCGGGCTGGCCGGCGTCGCCCCGATGGTGCTGGCGGTGTTCGCGCTGCGCTGGCCCGAGCTCACCAGCCAGGCCCGTACCGACGCCAAGACCGGACTGCCCAACGCCGGCCGATGGGAGGAGCTCTCCCGTCATGCGCTGAACGACAGTGCGATCCGCCGGCGGCCGGCGGCCCTGCTGATCATCGACATCGATCACTTCAAGGCCGTCAACGACACCTACGGCCACCTGGCGGGCGACGTGATCCTGGCCGCGGTGGCCGCCGACATCCTGGCGGAACTGGGTCCCGACGACCTGGTCGGCCGCTTTGGCGGCGAGGAGTTCGTCGTGACCACGATCGGACTCAGCCGGGCCGAGGCGATGGTGCTGGCCGAGCGGATCCGCCGGCGCATCGCCGGGACCAGTCACGAGATCATCAGTCTCGAAGGGCACCGGACGACGGCCGGACCGGTCACCTGCACCATCGGTGTGGCCAGCAGCGAGGTGCTCGGCTACGGCCACACGCTGCTGTTGCGGCGCGCGGACGCAGCGTTGGCCGGCGGCAAGATCGGCGGCCGCAACCAGATCCGGTCGGCCGAGCGGCCGGAGGCGATCGACTGGACCTCACTGACGTCCGGCGAGCACACCGGCCGCGGGCAGACCTTCGTCCCTTCCCAGCGAACGAGCCCCACCTCCGACTCCTGA